One Schlesneria paludicola DSM 18645 DNA segment encodes these proteins:
- the bshB1 gene encoding bacillithiol biosynthesis deacetylase BshB1 — protein sequence MPAFAQPLDLLAIAPHPDDAEISVGGTLLTCHRQGLRVGVLDLTNGEPTPHGSPEIRATETAAATKILQLDWRQNLGLPNRTLEHTLEARRKLATVFRQTRPRIILAPYWEDSHPDHVAATSLIEAARFWSKLTRTDMDGEPFHPPRIFYYFSIHLRIHPQPSFVFDISDAIDEKMASVHCYASQFLTGRVQEFPTALDDIRDRARYWGWSINSKYGEPFASRESVRMSSFASTFDFTPR from the coding sequence ATGCCCGCTTTCGCACAACCGCTTGATCTGCTGGCAATTGCTCCACATCCCGATGACGCTGAAATCAGCGTCGGTGGAACATTACTGACGTGTCATCGCCAGGGCCTTCGTGTGGGGGTGCTCGATCTGACCAACGGTGAACCGACGCCACACGGTTCGCCCGAAATTCGCGCCACAGAAACCGCGGCCGCCACGAAGATCCTGCAATTGGATTGGCGTCAGAATCTGGGGCTGCCCAATCGGACGCTGGAACACACGCTCGAAGCGCGTCGCAAGCTGGCGACCGTCTTTCGCCAGACACGCCCGCGGATCATCCTGGCTCCGTATTGGGAAGACAGCCATCCTGACCATGTCGCGGCAACCAGTTTGATCGAGGCGGCGCGATTCTGGTCCAAGCTGACAAGGACGGATATGGACGGTGAACCGTTTCACCCGCCGCGAATCTTCTACTACTTCAGCATCCATCTGCGGATTCATCCTCAGCCGTCATTCGTCTTCGACATCAGCGACGCAATCGACGAGAAGATGGCGTCGGTCCATTGTTATGCCAGCCAATTTCTGACCGGCCGAGTCCAGGAATTTCCGACGGCCTTGGACGACATTCGCGACCGGGCCCGATATTGGGGCTGGTCCATCAACAGCAAGTACGGCGAGCCGTTTGCTAGCCGCGAATCGGTACGAATGAGCTCGTTCGCCTCGACTTTTGACTTCACGCCCCGCTAG
- a CDS encoding response regulator transcription factor: MPNPPTDKTILIIDDDREIASMLHGVLTGNGYKVYLAPNGIEGKGQIENLKPDLVITDMMMPRMGGFPVLEFLKTLEAPPAVIMITANEGGRHKAYAEMLGVADYLRKPFPMEVLLESVRRIFAAKQEDADKDKPAPIKRAARKKAAKPELDGEEE; this comes from the coding sequence ATGCCCAACCCGCCCACTGACAAAACAATCCTGATTATCGATGACGATCGCGAGATCGCGTCGATGCTGCACGGTGTCCTGACTGGGAACGGTTACAAGGTCTATCTGGCCCCCAACGGCATCGAAGGCAAGGGCCAGATCGAGAACTTGAAGCCGGATCTCGTCATCACCGACATGATGATGCCCCGGATGGGCGGGTTTCCCGTATTGGAGTTCCTGAAAACATTGGAAGCTCCTCCTGCGGTGATCATGATCACTGCCAACGAAGGCGGTCGACATAAGGCTTATGCCGAGATGCTAGGCGTCGCTGACTACCTGCGGAAGCCATTCCCGATGGAAGTGCTGCTCGAGTCTGTCCGCCGGATTTTCGCGGCGAAGCAGGAAGACGCCGACAAAGACAAGCCCGCCCCGATCAAGCGAGCCGCACGCAAGAAGGCGGCGAAGCCGGAGCTGGATGGCGAAGAAGAGTGA